CTGCCTATctggttgttattgttacaGCTAACGCTATTATTAATGTTGTTATAATTACTTCTATCAGTATTGCTAGTCAAAACAGTGACGGTGGTGGCAGTTGCCTTCCCTTGTTCGCGTGAATTCTTAGTCTGTGATCGTTGCAACAAAGACAGCTCGATTGCGGTAGCCCGAAGCTACCACCAATCTCATTTGATCTTCCGTCCCGGTAGGGTTGGGCTTTCCGGTGGTGTGGTACACGCTACACCGCCAGTTCCAATCAGACCGGCCGCAGGATTCGACATCCCAGAACCATAGACCACCGTACTACCCATCGATCCCCCACCAGGTTGTTGGCTGGCTTTGCCTTTCGGTACCGCCTTGAACGGATGGTGCAGCTTGCGTAGAGGCCTTGGGGACGGTTGGTCCAGTGATACGGACGCAAGCGTTTGTTGTGTCACCTCACGGGCCGTAGCAACCATTTCCGGATGGTGTATCCACGCTGCAAAGCATTGGGGGGAGGAGTAGGGGGAGTGGAGGAATTGAAATTAGTCCTATTGCAGAAGACCGATTCCATAATCATGCGTAAAACCCACTTTTCGATGGTCCACGGCTGTGGTGATCGATCAGAGCTGCCGCCAATGGGGCCGGTGCATTCGTACCGGCAGCGATTGACGATCCTCCGGCAGTGCCACTGGGCCCACCACCCACTTTGCCACCGTTATGCTGCGCAATCGGACAGAAGATACGGGCTGTAAAGTCTTCGAACGTGCTATTTTCCCGATGGCGCAACGCCACTGTGTCGATTGATCGGTTGCGCTCTTCGTAACTGAAAGCGATGGGAAACAGATGATTCATTAGTAAAATGATTACGGCGTCTTATTGACTAGTACTATGGAAACCGTTTTGATTGTACTTACTACTGTTGGTATAGCGGAAGAGAACTTCGCTTGGCTCGACTTGCGTTGATCGCTGATGCCCGCACTAAACTAGCCAAACACGCTCCTCCAACAACCATCTCGTCCGACAAAGGACCAAACCACGGTACCTCGGGCTTTTTGTTAACCGTCACGCGGAAAAGACCACTCTTTAGCGGATAGATAACGATTAGCACGTCACAAAACTCGGTCGGCAAGATGTCTCGTCGATAATCACGGTTATGTTCGCTCCATACGATATGCACCTCATCATTCCCAAGGTGGCGCGTTTTGTTCAATATTGCCTCCGGTGTATCCGATGGCATTCGGGTCGACACGTGATAGATTACCTCCAGGAACGGGGTCGCATAATAAGGAGCCGTTTGACCACAACCTTGCCGCGGTAATCCACCGAGAAAGCCGTTGTGCGACTCAAGCTCTACCTCCCAACCCAGCGCGGATACAAACATTTCGTAAGTACTGCTGCCGCAGCCATTTCGTAGAATGCTGCCCTTATCCTCCTGCCCATTGGCCACGTAAATCACAGCCATCTTGTGCGTTTCGCGGCACTTTTGATTATCGAGATTGCGCAACTCGCGCAACAGCTTATCGGTGCGCTGGAGCAGATGTGTTCGCTTGCGCCGTTCCCAACCGGCGAGACCTAGTTGGTTGAACAGAATGCGCCCGAGTTGGAATGGTTTCGTGGCGGtatcgtgttgttgttgttggctgttCTGCATCGCGTTAGCTGCTCTTGTTAAGGTTCCCGTCCCGGATTCATCCGCGTATGATTGGCCGGGTGAATAACTACCGTAACCACTGCTCGGTACCAGTGTCGGGTACGATGACGTACCACCAGAATATGATCGTTCAACATTCAGTAAACCGTTCGAACCCGAGTTTTGACGAGCAACAGCTTCGGCTTCGATCGTACGTTGGTTTAGAATTATCGAAATAGTTTGACCTTCAAGGCCGGCACCAAGTGGGCTTGGGCCGGCTGTATTCAACGGTACTTCCGAACTGTCCAAACATTCTGGGCTGGTGTAACCAATATATTGCAGTAGCTAAGGAATGAAGAAACAATACACATTAatataattacaatttttaataaatgtaaacgACACGACATAACAATCGAAATCATTTCATCATCAGTACTTACATCATCTAGTTGGTCTAAATCAGGCGCCAAATCCTTTGCAACCGGTAGCTGATGTACCGGCCGATGTCGCAAAGTATGCCGTGGACCGTGCGACATCGGCAAGCCAATAGCGGTGGACATTAGCGGATCGATCGAAGTACTGCCGCTGGCAAAATGTCTTCCTGCCACACTGTTGCTTCCCGCCATCTGACCAGACCCAGCGGGTAAGGTTGAATACGCATAGTGGCGCGAAACTGGCGCTGAGCTTTGGAATGTTGCATTTCGTTCGTAATCAACTGACGTCGGTGATGGAACGGATAGCGATGGTTCCTGATACAGTATCGAAGCATCCCAGCACGCTTTCCCGTTCAGATCACGAAGCAGCAAACGAACCTGGCGGTTTGCAGTGAGAAGTCCTGCGGTAGCTCCACCTCCTGGTAGCTTCAGGGCAGGTAACTCAATAAAGCTCGCCACCAGTTCCGGACTTAGCATAAGCAGCTGTAAATTTGGAGAGGCTAACACATGCTCCATCGCATCAACGCGGGCACCCGCAATTGAATTCTCTCGCTGCAACGTTGCAACGGATGGACCTGTACCGGAGGTCGGATGAACCGGTGCCGTAGCGACTGATATACTCATCAAATCATCCTGCTCATCCACCAACGAACTCAACCGCGTTGCACCAATGCCCATCGGGAAGTGGCCGAGATTGGTGATGAGATGCATTGCCACGGTTTTAGCGCACAACCGTATCGCCGACTGACAGCTGGCAATCGATTCGGATGTTTGATACGGGCCGGTTTCCCCCATGCCGCTCTCACGCACATCGTCCACAACGATGGTCGAATCAAAATCTTCGTCGGTGGTGAACAGCTTAATGCGCTCGCCATTCTGTAGCCCGGTGGCTATTTTGTACAGTATGCGAAACACAATCAGTATAAGCGGTTCCGTTGAATCGTGATGCTTTGGTTGCTGCAGTGTGCGAACCGAGAATGACATGCACAGCTCGCCTAGTGTCAACAGCAGCGAGGTTAGTACCGTTTTATCCGATTCTTTTGGATGCGGAACGTTGTGGATATCCAGGGAGAGACACACCGTGTCGATAATCAGTTGCGGAAGGCGCTCGATCTGTTCGATCCGCGCTCCCTGTTCGGCGCAAAGCTTCAACGTTTCAGACGCTAGACGTGCAATGGTGTGATGTTTGAACTGTAACGCCTGTAAGATGACCTGAAACGCTTCACGAATCCGTGGATTCACGCTATTCGTTATGGATTCGCGCCGGGAACCGGTTTCGCTGCTGTGATGGGGtactttttgtttaaatgcGGCTTCACCATCACCGCTCTGCTGAGCGCTAGGATTGGTGAGATTCTGCAGTATCCACTGACCGAGCGATGCGATTGCAATGCAGCGGGCTTTGGCCGTCGGTTCACGACGCGCACAGCGCAGTACGACATTCAACACGTGCTCTTGTAGATCGGGACACTCCATCAGATCAATGTGAGGTTCGGACGGTTGCAGCACGGGCCCGGGAAGGGAAGTTCGGGGAAAGCATAGAAGCGATCCTAGCAATCCGGCCACATGTGCACGGGGAGCGTGAGGGCCTGTTTCCGAGGACGTGAGCACTACGGTTGCTGCGTGGACCAGATCAAGCAGCAAAAGCGTGTGACCCGGAAGCAGTAGACTGAGAAATCTTGGCCCACCTAGATAACGTAGCGCTGTGTAGGCCATTGCACGATCCTCTCCGGTTAGTGCTTGATGCAGCGCGTGATAAAACAGTGGCAGCTGATGATTACCCAAGCTGGCACCGCTTTGAACGATCGTGCACAACAGCTGCATGGCGTAGAGCTTGCCCTGTGCGTATTGGGCATCGAGTGCGAGTGCACCATAACACCAGGGGGCCACAAGTGCCACAGGCGGTACCAGATTCGTACTGGCCGGTGTCGGCGTAGAAGTCGACGAATGTCCACTGCCATCAAGCGAAATGCCTTGGTTCATGCGGATCTTGATCAAACTTTCCGTCATGCTTACCAAATACTGATAAACCTGGGCGTGCAGCTTCGGATTGAGGATTTTGTTCACGTCGCCGAGTGCACCGAGCATACGGCGCCACATCACGGCCGCTACATCCGGTAGCCAACCTTTGGCCGTCCCGCCAGCCAGTATTGATCGACGATCGGCCGTCGCTGCCATGGACGAAGATGAACCACCAAACGACTGAGGATCATCCTGCGTATCGATACTGGAGCTATCGGCGGTAAGCGCATCCGCTATTTGCATTGGGGAGTCTTTGATCGATCCACTTTCGATTCCGCTCGAGGCTGTCGGTGATGGGCTGCGGGATCCGGCTTCACAACTCGCTCCAAcacgatgatggcgatgatggtaACCGTCATCATCAGGGTGATCTTTTTTGCCCGAACCACCCGATCCACCCGGTCGGACCGAATCGAGTGATACGGCACGGCGCAGGACGCTTCCACCAATGCCTGATCCCGCTTGTACTTCACCACCGAGCGGTATTGTTTCGGTGCATTCGGAAAATGAAGCCATTTCTAAGTTCTCGCTGCTAATGCTGAGGAATGTCGATGTGTTGGAAAGCAACCGGGAAAAGGAATGATCGCCCGTGTGATGATGTtgctctgctgctgctgcattttGCTCCCGCGCATTGCTCCCCATTGTTAAGCCAAGTCCTGCGATGCGCAAACGTCGACGGGCACGAGATTTACGAAACGGTGCAGACAACAGGCTTCCCTCGCTGTAACTTCGATTCAGTGACGGTGTACCCGGTATGCTTCTGGGCATTCCCGTCCGCATACCACCTCCTCCTGCTGTAGTTGACGTCCCGGTTGATGTTGTTACCGCCATTGGACCACCGGATCCGTTAGTTAATCGATCATCATCCAAGCCCGATCGGTTCTGACCGTTGCCACCACCATTGAGATTACTGCGCAAAAGAGTAGCACCACCATCCGAAGGTATCGTAGCAACCACATTACTTCCGTTGGTAAACGTAATATCATGCATCCCTGTGCCATGTCTATCGGAACTGTTCACTCCACCAACGATTCCATCTCTTGCCATCACGGAACGGCCGCTCTCGCTAGCCGTCCAATTGGACGGTGTTCCACGCTTTCGTTTGCCCTTCTGCTCGGCCAATCGATCCAGCGGTAAGTCGGAAAGATTAATATTGTACACCTGCCTGGCGAGCACACGTGTAAGCGTCTGCATTGTTTTATCCCACTCTACAATCAGTTCCTCTCGGTGCGTTAAAGAGGATAACACCTTTAGGAACCGGTCCCACAGTCCCGCATTGACCGGAACGTTCGTGTGCGCTCGGATCCACGTAACGATCAGTGTCTGGAAGATGGGCTGTGCCAATCGTCCTCcgagattgtttttcttcgcgttTGGTGGTGAGTTCTGTAGAATGACGGACGTAACCTGGAGCAGTACTAGCAACAGTTGCTCCCACGTCTTCGCTTCCATGCGCGTCTTCATAACCATCGTGCGATAAATGTTGAGCACACGCTTACAAATATCGGTCTGCTCGTCAAGCGGTGTTGCGTACCCATCTGCgtttgttttcgattgaaAGTGTAAATTCAGGTGCGCCGTATTGACCATAAACACGTTTACCGCATTCGTTACAAACACCTGCAGCACATTCTGCAAACCGGCACGAATGGAACCATTCTCCTTGGTCATCAACATTGCGCCCAGATAGGAATCGGTACGCAATCGTTGGCTACCCGGTCGACTATTGCTGGCGGTCGGGGAGATGGTCTCCAGCGCCGGCCCGGCACCACCGGGAGATCCTCCTACGACGGGTAACGCTTCCAGATCCGGTTCCAGTAGAAACGGTGGGGGTGGTATGCTGCTCATCCAGTCGCGATACACAGAGATTGCGATACGCATCGCTTCAATCTGCGACTTCGAGGTGAAGGCCATCAGGAACGCCTGCCGGTAAATTTCGTGCACAAAGTTAACCGTCTCCCGGCTGGAGTACAATACGTCTCGTACTAGCTGCGTTTGTGTGTAACCCATGTGTCGCAAATTGGACAACAAGCTGGCATGATCCAGCGAACCACCACTGGAACCCGCGCCCGGTTCATCCTCGATGGAAAGAATCTGCTCCAGCTTGTTGTTTACGTGCCGCTCGTGCGTATACTTCGCAATCCATATAATGAGCACCACCACGCACGAGCTCATCACCTCCTCGCGCTTCGAAACGCTCCGGATGACGGGCAGATCGAGCTTCGGCTCGTACACGGACGTGCTGTAGTCGAACGAAGGGCAAAACACGGGCAGGTACTGTTCGCGGAACTTGGTGAGCAAAAAGTTGAAGGTGCGTATGTGCCGCTGGGGACTGTTGTCGCGCCACTTCAAACACCCACACGACTGTACCATGCAGTCGAGCAGAATTTCGAGCCCATCGCGTGGATCTGGTGCAGCCGTCCGTTCGCTCGAGCTCGGTGGTATAAGCGGTTGAATTTCGGGTGATTTGACCGGATGGGTGGCTGTTGTGTCGTGAAACACGGAACCACCGAGCTCGCCTTTCAGGTTTGGATGGTTCAACAAATCGGTGGCGATGAATTCACTGTCTGATGGAACGGCAGGTGCATTTTTGCCACGCTGCGGTACCGACAGTCCTGGCACGAGCTCGGTGAACATTCCATGGACGAAGGGCGGTGCATTGTCACCGAGGGCCTGATACCAGAGCAGGAAATATTTTACGCCCTCGCGCCGTAGCTTGACGCTGTTCCCGTAATGCAGTAATTTTGCAAGGATTCGTCCGAGCGAATGACACTGCCATCGTCGCTGGACCAACTCCGGCAGCAGGCATAGTATTTTACTCAGTAGCCATAACGATCCGTCCAATTCCTCACGGTGCGTTTTGTGTACTatgaggtggaaaaaaggaatacaaTATCAGTACATATTCAAATAGAGacatattataaataaaacaaacaaaaccaacgaacAAATTTCTGCATATTTCTACTGCAAATGGTTGCAGAAATtcgaaaaatgttaaagaaagtcatcataacaaaaaaaaaacaactgtaaTTTACTTGTTAAACGTTAAAATGAGCGCTAATAAAGATAAGTTACTTAAAATAAGCCGCAGTATTTATCAATACGCAGCACTAAATGCTTGTAATGGAAAATACGATGATTTTATTGCCCTTGGAAAATATGCTTTCATGGATCATTTTTAgcatatttaaaacataacgAAACATTCGAAGCATgtgataaaatattaacatGCATTATTGAGCATTTTAGAACATTCGAAATAACATGATAAGACCTTCATTTTGGTGTTCCTGGGATGATAAAACAAAGgaattgaatattaaaataaatacagcaGATTACACAAGACAGGAGCAACAGGCATAGCAACGAGAGATCGCAGCAGATGATAGCATAGTTGTAGCACATAATAGCACAACGCCAGTAAGACGATGTTAGTTGATTGTTTAAAAGTAGATAGATAGTTTGCAATATTTATTGTGTAATATTTACGTAAAGCACTATGATCTCTCTTTAGATGCCGAATTTAGTAAAAAATgctgtaattaattattatgttCAAAACATCCATCATCTGGCCTTTATCCATTTGAACGCTTTAATGCACTTTACAGGTACTGCCTGACAGGCGTTGCATTATCATGTGCCATAATTGTGCTATTAATTGTTGCAAACTATATCTCCAAAGCTCATGTCTCATGTCATCTgatgcatttgttttaaatgtttctcGCTTTGTGCTATCAactgaaaacaaatcatatcTACTAAGCAAAGCAACTGCAAGCAAAAACGCAACCAGCCATAATAGTGATAGTTTAGCATAGAACTCCCAAAACACAGTATCCCGTGTTTCACTTACCGATGTGAAAGGATAGTTCTGGTAGAGATTACAGTATCAGTATAATTGCATTTGCCATCGTATTTTTCGTAACAATTTCAGTACGCATGCCATATTGCCAGATTTTTGCCAGAAATAGTACAATATTTAACGTGCATCGGGGCGTGGTATGTAGAATTTTTCAcatgtttcattcattcatagaGAGTAAAGTGTATGAGAtgataaacaacaaaatgatttgttttgtttacaggACAAGACGATACAGACGACATaacgaataaagaaacgataGAACAGatgaaagtttttaaaatcccatccaattGCCTATCCGTTGCCATAGTAGCAGCGTGGGGGTTTTTTGCTCTTTGTGGGATGGTGGCATTCCACAGTGTATGTTAATATGCTGAATGCTCCCAATTTGGAGAAACAACCCgtgggtgtattttttttagctgtCCGAACTGGAAGTGGTCATGTAACCCCCGCCTTGACCATGAACCAAACACTTACCACGCTGCTTCAGATTCGCCTCGGCCTGTACGAAAGTGTCGTAAAGGATGTAGTAGACGTGACTGTAGTTAGCTTCGAACAGATTTTTCGCCTCATCGCTGTCCACGTGttctgcaataaaaatgtagaaaaacatGAGTTAGATGGTATAGAGACAAATAAATAGACCAAACCAAAGCCATCGACCAAATTGGGAATCGGTTCCGTCATCAGTACGCAAAGAGGTTCGTTCTTTTTCGTGTTGCATATTAAACAGAGGGCACATCCATCTGCGCCAAGTGGTCGGTTTCGAACGGTCGCGGAACGGCATAGTTGTTGATCGTTTTGGCTCTCTCAAGGGTGGTATTTCTTTGCATTCCACCAGCGCGAGCGTGTATGGGTGTACGTACATCGTTATGGTGAGGGCGGTTGTTTGGTGGTAACATTAGCAAGTTATTGGGATCACTTCTGTACCAAGCGAATGATCAAACAATGGATCAACTTTTCACATCCCATACACACATCGGGCTCGTCT
This region of Anopheles marshallii chromosome 2, idAnoMarsDA_429_01, whole genome shotgun sequence genomic DNA includes:
- the LOC128719759 gene encoding probable Rho GTPase-activating protein CG5521, encoding MFTKKANIDLKKSTQKIQDSKKDSAARLRHLKTILEHVDSDEAKNLFEANYSHVYYILYDTFVQAEANLKQRELSFHIVHKTHREELDGSLWLLSKILCLLPELVQRRWQCHSLGRILAKLLHYGNSVKLRREGVKYFLLWYQALGDNAPPFVHGMFTELVPGLSVPQRGKNAPAVPSDSEFIATDLLNHPNLKGELGGSVFHDTTATHPVKSPEIQPLIPPSSSERTAAPDPRDGLEILLDCMVQSCGCLKWRDNSPQRHIRTFNFLLTKFREQYLPVFCPSFDYSTSVYEPKLDLPVIRSVSKREEVMSSCVVVLIIWIAKYTHERHVNNKLEQILSIEDEPGAGSSGGSLDHASLLSNLRHMGYTQTQLVRDVLYSSRETVNFVHEIYRQAFLMAFTSKSQIEAMRIAISVYRDWMSSIPPPPFLLEPDLEALPVVGGSPGGAGPALETISPTASNSRPGSQRLRTDSYLGAMLMTKENGSIRAGLQNVLQVFVTNAVNVFMVNTAHLNLHFQSKTNADGYATPLDEQTDICKRVLNIYRTMVMKTRMEAKTWEQLLLVLLQVTSVILQNSPPNAKKNNLGGRLAQPIFQTLIVTWIRAHTNVPVNAGLWDRFLKVLSSLTHREELIVEWDKTMQTLTRVLARQVYNINLSDLPLDRLAEQKGKRKRGTPSNWTASESGRSVMARDGIVGGVNSSDRHGTGMHDITFTNGSNVVATIPSDGGATLLRSNLNGGGNGQNRSGLDDDRLTNGSGGPMAVTTSTGTSTTAGGGGMRTGMPRSIPGTPSLNRSYSEGSLLSAPFRKSRARRRLRIAGLGLTMGSNAREQNAAAAEQHHHTGDHSFSRLLSNTSTFLSISSENLEMASFSECTETIPLGGEVQAGSGIGGSVLRRAVSLDSVRPGGSGGSGKKDHPDDDGYHHRHHRVGASCEAGSRSPSPTASSGIESGSIKDSPMQIADALTADSSSIDTQDDPQSFGGSSSSMAATADRRSILAGGTAKGWLPDVAAVMWRRMLGALGDVNKILNPKLHAQVYQYLVSMTESLIKIRMNQGISLDGSGHSSTSTPTPASTNLVPPVALVAPWCYGALALDAQYAQGKLYAMQLLCTIVQSGASLGNHQLPLFYHALHQALTGEDRAMAYTALRYLGGPRFLSLLLPGHTLLLLDLVHAATVVLTSSETGPHAPRAHVAGLLGSLLCFPRTSLPGPVLQPSEPHIDLMECPDLQEHVLNVVLRCARREPTAKARCIAIASLGQWILQNLTNPSAQQSGDGEAAFKQKVPHHSSETGSRRESITNSVNPRIREAFQVILQALQFKHHTIARLASETLKLCAEQGARIEQIERLPQLIIDTVCLSLDIHNVPHPKESDKTVLTSLLLTLGELCMSFSVRTLQQPKHHDSTEPLILIVFRILYKIATGLQNGERIKLFTTDEDFDSTIVVDDVRESGMGETGPYQTSESIASCQSAIRLCAKTVAMHLITNLGHFPMGIGATRLSSLVDEQDDLMSISVATAPVHPTSGTGPSVATLQRENSIAGARVDAMEHVLASPNLQLLMLSPELVASFIELPALKLPGGGATAGLLTANRQVRLLLRDLNGKACWDASILYQEPSLSVPSPTSVDYERNATFQSSAPVSRHYAYSTLPAGSGQMAGSNSVAGRHFASGSTSIDPLMSTAIGLPMSHGPRHTLRHRPVHQLPVAKDLAPDLDQLDDLLQYIGYTSPECLDSSEVPLNTAGPSPLGAGLEGQTISIILNQRTIEAEAVARQNSGSNGLLNVERSYSGGTSSYPTLVPSSGYGSYSPGQSYADESGTGTLTRAANAMQNSQQQQHDTATKPFQLGRILFNQLGLAGWERRKRTHLLQRTDKLLRELRNLDNQKCRETHKMAVIYVANGQEDKGSILRNGCGSSTYEMFVSALGWEVELESHNGFLGGLPRQGCGQTAPYYATPFLEVIYHVSTRMPSDTPEAILNKTRHLGNDEVHIVWSEHNRDYRRDILPTEFCDVLIVIYPLKSGLFRVTVNKKPEVPWFGPLSDEMVVGGACLASLVRASAINASRAKRSSLPLYQQYYEERNRSIDTVALRHRENSTFEDFTARIFCPIAQHNGGKVGGGPSGTAGGSSIAAGTNAPAPLAAALIDHHSRGPSKTWIHHPEMVATAREVTQQTLASVSLDQPSPRPLRKLHHPFKAVPKGKASQQPGGGSMGSTVVYGSGMSNPAAGLIGTGGVACTTPPESPTLPGRKIK